One stretch of Brettanomyces nanus chromosome 4, complete sequence DNA includes these proteins:
- a CDS encoding uncharacterized protein (CAZy:GT2_Chitin_synth), producing the protein MPSFNPFRDDDSESPIRRPAEAYTPRASPRHSPSKAALKYSPAKHLLPSNQSGSFLNSSDMAKNFVNDAEDQTARKRFTLHESPKRQRPVSALIHDAAINSDMNSLDDNSIADEDDIFSHYSSNIFNSPSKKRSGRSDDFVKSIGSDRTALERAKPIFSASTYAAANSDVDNPFTDVPSLSASRRNLSRGSRSTLHESVDLTKKETMESSYLDTQSTLNDEYDLDSDNNESKTKKDQTFQSSLDGHFFNQVSGDFQPRRYGATQKIFRSRNGNLILDNPVPSILHSFLPAKGQDEFDYMKYSAVTSDPNDFINDGFTLRTNELGRETEIVICITMFNENESSLTRTLHAVFKNIAYLSKRKNSNTWGPNAWKKVVVLIVADGRNKINPGVLQVLAAMGIYQEGIAKSFVNQKEVQAHLFEYTTQVSIDENLKFVGHETGLVPVQVVFCLKEKNAKKINSHRWLFNAICPILQPNVCVLLDVGTRPHEQAVYNLWKAFDVDSNVGGAAGEIIAMKGKYWRRLINPLVASQNFEYKMSNILDKPCESAFGYISVLPGALSAYRWSALKYDEEGNGPLQKYFDGEKSDEAIGRDIFSANMYLAEDRILAWELVSRKNAKWVLKYVKSAKGETDVPETLSEFISQRRRWLNGAFFAALYSQLHFYNIWYTDHSFLRKLFFHIEIIYMALTLFVNFFSVANFYISFYYLAGALITIAGTGGEVCFQVMNYLCICTLLAVLVISMGNRPQGAPKLFITAVIILTICGGYAIVSGFYFLGMMIYEKELGASNGSSFDSICISLASTYGLYIITSFIYLDPWHILTSSIQYFLMLPAYTCLLQIYAYCNTHDVTWGTKGDNIPPSTLGKATIERDEKGQEVIKLEIIGEQRDIDSMYSENLYKLKERRKQPEEMREGSPVKQKISATDYYRDIRSRVVLFWVIMNVILVMTIKQIWSADSIQDNKYLSFLLWTVFGFSLFRFLGSLSYLLHLCIRKIVVTKNKLDIHRRGKSDAVDMVMAPN; encoded by the coding sequence ATGCCTAGCTTTAACCCATTTAGAGACGATGATTCAGAGTCGCCAATTAGAAGACCTGCTGAAGCTTATACCCCTCGAGCTTCCCCAAGACACTCACCATCGAAGGCTGCTCTGAAATATTCCCCTGCTAAACATCTTCTGCCTTCTAATCAATCCGGTTCATTTTTGAATTCAAGTGACATGGCGAAGAACTTTGTCAATGACGCTGAAGATCAAACTGCCCGAAAGAGATTTACTTTGCATGAATCGCCCAAAAGGCAGAGACCTGTTTCTGCCTTGATACATGATGCTGCCATTAATAGTGACATGAACAGCCTTGATGATAATTCAATTGCGGACGAAGATGATATTTTCAGCCATTACAGCTCTAACATTTTTAACAGTCcatccaagaagagatctgGCCGATCGGATGACTTTGTAAAATCTATCGGCTCCGACAGGACAGCTTTGGAAAGAGCCAAGCCAATCTTCTCTGCTTCCACATATGCTGCTGCAAATTCCGACGTGGATAATCCATTTACGGACGTTCCAAGCCTATCGGCTAGCCGAAGAAACTTATCCAGGGGCTCCAGATCCACGTTACATGAATCTGTAGACTTgaccaagaaagaaacaatggAGTCCTCTTACTTAGATACCCAATCCACTCtaaatgatgaatatgaCCTCGATTCAGACAACAATGAGAGTAAAACCAAGAAGGATCAGACTTTTCAGTCCAGTTTGGACGgtcatttcttcaatcagGTGTCCGGGGACTTCCAACCACGTCGATACGGGGCTACACAGAAGATATTCCGTTCTAGGAATGGTAACTTGATTCTCGATAATCCAGTTCCTTCAATCCTACACAGTTTTCTACCTGCGAAAGGTCAAGATGAATTTGATTATATGAAGTATTCTGCAGTGACGTCAGATCCTAATGATTTCATTAATGATGGCTTTACTTTGAGGACAAATGAGTTAGGAAGAGAGACGGAGATAGTGATCTGCATTACCATGTTCAACGAAAATGAATCATCATTAACTAGAACATTGCATGCTGTTTTCAAAAACATTGCATATTTGtccaagagaaagaatagTAACACCTGGGGTCCGAATGCCTGGAAAAAGGTAGTGGTCCTGATAGTGGCTGATGGCAGGAATAAGATCAATCCCGGCGTTTTGCAAGTGTTGGCCGCTATGGGAATATATCAAGAAGGTATCGCGAAATCTTTTGTTAACCAGAAGGAGGTCCAGGCCCATCTATTCGAATACACAACTCAAGTGTCCATTGATGAAAACCTTAAATTTGTCGGTCATGAAACAGGACTTGTTCCTGTCCAGGTTGTGTTTTgcttgaaagaaaaaaacgccaagaagatcaactCTCATCGCTGGCTCTTCAATGCTATATGCCCGATCCTTCAGCCAAACGTCTGTGTGCTATTGGATGTTGGTACAAGACCTCACGAACAAGCAGTCTACAATCTGTGGAAGGCATTTGATGTGGATTCCAATGTAGGAGGTGCTGCTGGTGAGATCATTGCCATGAAAGGTAAGTATTGGCGGAGACTCATCAATCCCCTTGTTGCATCTCAGAATTTCGAATACAAAATGTCAAATATTTTGGACAAACCATGCGAATCTGCATTTGGTTACATCAGTGTTTTGCCCGGTGCGCTTTCCGCATACAGGTGGTCAGCATTGAAgtatgatgaagaaggaaacGGCCCTCTTCAAAAGTATTTTGATGGTGAGAAGAGTGACGAGgcaattggaagagatatcTTTAGCGCTAACATGTATTTAGCGGAAGATAGAATTCTTGCATGGGAACTTGTGTCTCGTAAAAATGCCAAATGGGTCTTAAAATATGTCAAAAGTGCTAAGGGAGAGACAGATGTTCCGGAAACATTATCGGAGTTTATCTCACAGAGAAGACGGTGGCTTAACGGTGCATTCTTTGCTGCATTGTACTCGCAGCTCCATTTTTACAACATCTGGTACACGGATCACTCATTTCTCAGAAAGCTGTTTTTCCATATAGAAATTATCTATATGGCTTTAACACTTTTtgtcaacttcttttctgtcGCCAACTTCTACATCTCGTTTTATTATTTGGCCGGAGCCCTCATCACTATTGCTGGTACTGGTGGAGAGGTTTGCTTCCAGGTGATGAATTATCTCTGTATTTGCACTCTCTTGGCTGTACTTGTCATTTCTATGGGTAACAGACCTCAAGGTGCGCCTAAGTTGTTCATAACTGCCGTGATAATATTAACTATCTGTGGTGGCTATGCCATTGTCTCGGGTTTCTACTTTTTGGGTATGATGATTTATGAAAAAGAGCTGGGAGCATCGAATGGCTCAAGTTTCGACTCCATTTGTATCTCCTTAGCATCTACGTATGGACTTTACATCATCACATCGTTCATTTACTTGGATCCTTGGCATATTTTGACCTCCTCTATTCAATATTTCTTGATGCTACCGGCATACACATGCCTTCTTCAGATATATGCTTACTGTAACACTCATGATGTCACCTGGGGTACTAAGGGCGATAACATACCTCCATCAACTCTTGGTAAGGCGACTATCGAACGTGATGAGAAGGGTCAGGAAGTGATCAAATTGGAAATTATCGGTGAACAAAGAGATATCGATTCGATGTATTCTGAAAATCTTTataaattgaaggagagGAGGAAACAGCCTGAAGAAATGAGAGAGGGTTCCCCTGTTAAACAGAAAATTAGTGCCACCGATTACTACAGAGACATTCGTTCGAGAGTGGTGCTCTTTTGGGTCATCATGAATGTCATCTTAGTGATGACTATCAAACAGATATGGTCTGCTGATTCTATTCAGGACAATAAGTATCTGtccttccttctttggacGGTTTTCGGTTTTAGTCTTTTCCGTTTTCTTGGCTCCTTATCTTACCTACTTCATTTGTGCATTCGAAAAATTGTTGTTACCAAGAACAAATTGGATATTCACAGAAGGGGTAAGAGCGATGCTGTCGATATGGTTATGGCCCCAAACTAG
- a CDS encoding uncharacterized protein (EggNog:ENOG41) has protein sequence MASDSCDKRSYTADEQIIVESAFDETATDLSLTHLKSFDEVAHLENMEETPLGRHIGSFGVVMMLVQRIIGSGIFAVSGSIYRDVGGSPFLFFFVWLCAGYMSFAGIFCFLELGSIVPRSGGMKVFLEYVYYKPRMMITVSFGIYSILFGFVITNAIIFGEYTLYAFGYEDMGSQSPKHLGLLFVVFMCVVNGTSAHLAVKLQNIVGVLKLSMLFLMALSGLWVLLLPHSITHIDNNVHFSDIFAIKREVTLGSFSSALLKGIFSLGGWQTAHVVTNEIQNPVKTMNFAAPLALTIINVCYFFINLSYLVVIPDGDLNDLQEMVGSVLMEKLFGYTLGRQILTSTVAVSAAGNIMVVLYHISRMNQEIFREGFLPFSRFFASNQPFGSPMRCLLFPLVISAVFLLISTPDNVYNYVIDLEGYSLQIFVGLVCFGIFVIHHRRPGFQPKFKANPVHVIFVTLFSLFMFIAPLNPFSKSTEFKGFPNYAYVALGVIVVCCVYWLVMFKVLPAVGHYQLEQETVLLSDGLTMKKWSKVGDYGNLDVV, from the coding sequence ATGGCTTCGGACTCTTGTGACAAGAGATCTTACACTGCAGACGAGCAGATAATAGTAGAGTCTGCCTTTGATGAAACGGCAACAGATCTCTCCCTTACCCACTTGAAATCTTTTGATGAGGTGGCACATCTTGAAAATATGGAAGAAACCCCTTTGGGAAGGCATATTGGTTCCTTTGGAGTCGTGATGATGCTAGTGCAGAGGATCATAGGCTCGGGTATCTTTGCGGTGTCTGGATCCATTTACAGGGACGTTGGAGGCTCACCGTtcctatttttttttgtttggcTTTGTGCCGGTTACATGAGCTTTGCAGGAATATTTTGTTTTTTGGAACTTGGTTCTATAGTCCCTAGAAGTGGAGGTATGAAGGTCTTTCTCGAGTATGTCTACTATAAACCTAGGATGATGATTACTGTTTCCTTTGGTATATACTCCATTTTGTTTGGCTTTGTTATCACCAATGCGATCATTTTTGGCGAGTACACTCTGTATGCATTTGGATATGAAGATATGGGTTCTCAGAGTCCCAAACATTTAGGTTTGCTTTTTGTCGTTTTCATGTGTGTTGTGAATGGAACCTCGGCACATCTTGCCGTCAAGCTACAGAATATAGTGGGCGTATTAAAACTATCGATGTTATTCTTGATGGCTTTATCCGGGTTATGGGTGCTTCTTCTACCTCATTCAATAACGCATATTGATAACAACGTTCACTTCAGTGACATATTTGCAATCAAGCGTGAAGTGACCCTgggttctttctcttcggCCCTTCTTAAGGGTATCTTTTCACTGGGGGGCTGGCAAACGGCGCATGTGGTAACTAATGAAATTCAGAATCCTGTTAAAACTATGAATTTTGCAGCTCCTTTGGCCTTGACTATCATCAACGTCTGTtatttctttatcaatCTGAGTTATTTGGTCGTTATCCCTGATGGTGATTTGAACGATTTGCAGGAGATGGTGGGAAGCGTTCTTATGGAAAAGCTGTTCGGCTATACGCTGGGTAGGCAAATTCTTACTTCAACTGTAGCCGTCTCTGCTGCCGGAAACATTATGGTGGTCCTTTATCATATTTCAAGAATGAATCAAGAGATCTTTAGGGAAGGATTTTTACCCTTTAGTCGCTTCTTTGCCTCAAATCAGCCATTTGGCTCTCCAATGAGATGTCTTCTTTTCCCCTTAGTCATTTCTGCCGTATTTTTACTCATTTCCACTCCCGATAATGTTTATAATTACGTTATAGATTTGGAAGGTTATTCGTTGCAGATCTTTGTCGGTCTAGTATGCTTTGGAATCTTTGTGATTCACCACAGACGGCCAGGTTTTCAGCCTAAATTCAAAGCTAATCCTGTCCATGTTATTTTTGTTActttattctctttattcATGTTTATTGCTCCATTGAATCCTTTCTCGAAGTCTACGGAATTTAAAGGATTTCCTAACTATGCCTACGTTGCTCTTGGGGTTATAGTGGTGTGCTGTGTTTACTGGCTTGTCATGTTCAAAGTGCTGCCAGCAGTGGGACACTATCAACTCGAGCAGGAGACAGTTCTTCTAAGTGATGGACTGacaatgaagaagtggagCAAAGTTGGCGATTATGGCAACCTAGATGTAGTTTGA
- a CDS encoding uncharacterized protein (EggNog:ENOG41) — protein sequence MAANCTNFWSVDDFTSCAKHVYLEEYLYIILVTLSVALLLCQTVSGAKTKDRFKLNDSKGSTEEDPLLPDDTPYSGYLTMEDIESNEEEESTSTSSISADSIGISDHSGSPATVASSNMPKLLKSRHSKLSPSQKHFDVTRIRPVNPDGSPLGYVRVVFRDKGEKTKVALEEILLLCHVGLQILPFYIAGFAQEWKHYQASLYINLTYWVFLLLVCTIRLTHVSTGLSYKLPDLWWYTFTLYLLNWLPSVFLFRSALLNHVETSQAKLFYIVQFILDSSLAVLSGSCRFSDRPAILLEQDGIKPSPEMLTPFFSSISYAWIDKMIFQARKKSINMLDIWGLRFDDYAYPVLMKYHKSKYFSRFTYNLFYQFKFYLFLQACLTTVEGLTVFIPSILLKQILEYIDSPDTGSSSLAWLFVTIMFCSSGITSIFSGRGLFLGRRVCTRMKAIIIGEIYAKALRRRMTADGEEDTKGKEDEKLVVIDPLADISDENSPKPSKEKDPAFIKSKDLGFIINLMAVDAFKVSEICGYLHYFVNSVVMTIFAIYLLYKLLGWPALAGSFTILLLLPLNYKLSMLIGSYQKAMLKITDKRIQKLNETFQSIRIIKFFSWENKFEDDIMDIRRAELACLKKRCIASVIASFVWMVTPTIVCLVAFYCYSVVLGKPLTTPIAFTALSLFNLLRTPLDQFADMLSDVVQSKVSLDRIESFLNEPECSKYEQLSLKRSPNSPLVGFENATFSWSQHSKNNFRLRDINVSFKVGKLNVIIGHTGSGKSSLLLALLGEMELDSGKVFLPGGIPRDELVANPVTGLTESVAYCAQTPWLLNGTIKDNILFASAYDRERYHGVIEACGLKRDLDILNGGDATEVGEKGVTLSGGQKQRVSLARALYSTASYVLLDDCLSAVDSHTAVHIYEECITGCLMKNRTCILVSHNISLTVRQAAWVVIMENGRIKIQGDVDQLMDENEFDDETVSSVLASRSNSSANLTKLDLFDSKVSNTVHPQLLSTSVAALVSNGKTEGIVSRSNNDEDEMGDVAAGKLIKDETKSEGAVTLSVYKAYFRFFGTKKTWALLAFAFIGSQFIYVAQSWWLRVWSMAENEKMKPVLASVLETNLRGTMDSALRVLQSISWNEPILSLSFAASVYEKDRIHSTMYYIFIYTLIGVLYSLLGSLRIIITFFCNLRVSREIFQLLLDRVLRAKLRFFDSTPIGRMMNRFSRDIEGVDQELASYAESAVVTFIACIATVIVITLITPVFILFAIIIMLLYVQIGIMYLDLSRDLKRYESITRSPIHQHFAETLVGVTTIRAYCDEGRFLIQNMQKIDDNNKPFFYVWLNNRWLAFRADFIGSLVTFLSAALAVIAARNIDSGMAGISLSFAISFNNSALWLLRTYAIVEINMNSVERIQEYIDQTEQEPPAETKQDPPSSWPERGEIDVQDFSIRYAPGLPRVIDKISFHVNAAEKIGVVGRTGAGKSTIIQSFFRFVDPDTGCIKIDGVNICEIGLSPLRRGLTIIPQDPTLFTGTLRSNLDIYGEYSDLAMYESLKRVNLISNEGYSELVNGEHRLVGLPTVGKPGNGSDEQGENTNKFLDLDSEVSEGGGNLSQGERQLVCLARSLLKAPKILMLDEATASIDYESDTKLQKTIRDEFSTSTIITIAHRLKTIIDYDRILVLDGGKIREFDHPYKLIQDKNSQFRSMCIDTGEFDDLAKLARLAYLRSKH from the coding sequence ATGGCTGCAAACTGCACAAATTTCTGGTCTGTTGACGACTTTACGTCATGTGCAAAGCATGTGTATCTAGAAGAATATCTCTATATCATTCTTGTGACACTATCGGTTGCTTTGCTGCTTTGTCAAACTGTCTCCGGTGCTAAAACTAAAGATCGATTTAAACTAAATGATAGCAAAGGGAGCACTGAAGAAGACCCTTTACTACCTGACGATACTCCATATTCAGGATATCTCACCATGGAGGATATAGAAAGtaacgaagaagaagaaagcacCAgcacttcttcaatctcaGCAGACTCTATAGGCATATCCGACCATTCAGGATCACCTGCTActgttgcttcttcaaacaTGCCCAAACTTCTAAAGAGCCGGCATTCCAAGCTATCGCCTTCACAAAAACACTTTGATGTCACTCGTATAAGACCCGTGAATCCGGACGGTAGTCCTCTGGGGTATGTGCGAGTCGTTTTCAGAGATAAAGGCGAGAAAACGAAGGTAGCGTTGGAGGAGATTCTTTTGCTGTGTCATGTAGGCTTGCAGATACTTCCGTTTTACATTGCCGGCTTCGCCCAAGAGTGGAAACACTACCAAGCTTCACTTTACATCAACTTGACCTACTGGGTTTTCCTTTTGCTTGTGTGTACAATCAGGTTGACCCATGTTTCTACCGGCTTGAGCTACAAGCTTCCTGACCTTTGGTGGTATACATTCACTTTGTATCTGTTAAACTGGCTTCCATCTGTGTTTTTGTTCAGATCCGCGTTGTTGAACCATGTTGAAACCTCTCAGGCTAAACTTTTCTACATTGTACAGTTCATTTTGGACAGCTCCTTGGCTGTGCTTTCTGGATCTTGTCGCTTTAGTGATAGGCCTGCTATTTTATTGGAGCAGGATGGCATTAAACCCTCTCCTGAGATGCTGACTCCTTTTTTCAGTTCCATTTCATATGCTTGGATCGACAAAATGATTTTTCAAGCTCGTAAGAAGTCAATCAATATGCTAGACATATGGGGACTACGATTTGATGATTATGCATACCCTGTGTTGATGAAGTACCACAAATCCAAGTACTTTTCCAGGTTCACTTATAATCTCTTCTACCAATTTAAAttttatctttttcttcaagcctGCCTCACTACGGTTGAAGGACTGACCGTGTTCATTCCCTCCATTCTTTTGAAGCAGATCTTAGAGTATATCGATTCTCCGGATACCGGCTCTTCAAGTCTTGCTTGGCTTTTTGTTACCATAATGTTTTGTTCAAGTGGAATCACATCTATCTTCAGCGGTAGGGGTTTATTCTTGGGAAGGAGAGTTTGTACTAGAATGAAGGCCATTATTATTGGAGAAATCTATGCAAAGGCATTAAGAAGACGTATGACTGctgatggtgaagaagatacgaagggaaaagaagacGAGAAGCTTGTTGTTATCGACCCACTAGCGGATATATCAGACGAAAATTCCCCCAAGCcttccaaagagaaagatccAGCCTTTATCAAATCGAAGGATTTGGGTTTCATTATTAATCTTATGGCTGTCGATgcattcaaagtgtcagaAATATGCGGTTACTTGCATTATTTTGTCAACTCTGTTGTGATGACTATTTTTGCGATCTACTTGTTGTACAAATTGCTAGGATGGCCTGCATTAGCAGGTTCATTTACAATTCTTTTGCTTCTGCCACTCAACTACAAGTTGAGTATGCTCATTGGAAGTTACCAAAAGGCAATGTTGAAGATCACAGACAAAAGAATTCAAAAACTAAATGAGACATTCCAAAGTATCAGGATTATCAAGTTTTTCTCCTGGGAGAATAAATTTGAGGACGATATCATGGATATACGTAGAGCCGAGCTTGCctgcttgaagaagcgGTGCATCGCAAGTGTGATTGCATCCTTTGTCTGGATGGTTACCCCTACCATTGTCTGCTTGGTCGCTTTCTATTGTTATTCTGTGGTTTTGGGTAAACCGTTGACTACACCAATTGCATTCACTGCGTTGTCCTTGTTTAACTTGTTGCGTACACCATTGGATCAGTTTGCCGATATGTTATCCGATGTGGTGCAATCGAAAGTTTCCTTGGATAGAATTGAAAGTTTTTTGAACGAGCCAGAATGTTCGAAGTATGAACAATtaagtttgaagagaagtcCCAATTCACCTCTCGTTGGATTTGAGAATGCTACTTTCTCCTGGTCTCAGCACTCCAAGAACAACTTTAGATTGAGAGACATTAATGTGAGCTTCAAGGTGGGAAAGTTGAATGTCATTATTGGCCATACAGGCTCTGGAAAGAGTTCTCTGCTTTTGGCCTTGCTAGGTGAGATGGAATTGGATTCTGGAAAGGTTTTTTTGCCAGGAGGAATTCCACGTGACGAACTGGTTGCAAATCCGGTGACTGGTCTTACCGAGTCCGTTGCATATTGCGCTCAAACTCCTTGGCTACTTAACGGCACCATCAAAGATAACATTCTATTTGCATCTGCTTATGATAGAGAAAGGTATCATGGTGTCATTGAGGCTTGTGGCTTGAAACGTGATCTCGACATTTTGAACGGTGGCGATGCTACGGAGGTTGGTGAGAAAGGAGTAACGCTTTCTGGAGGTCAGAAACAGCGTGTTTCTTTGGCTAGAGCATTGTACTCGACTGCCTCATACGTGTTGTTGGATGATTGCCTTTCAGCTGTGGATTCACACACTGCAGTGCACATCTATGAAGAATGCATAACTGGCTGCTTGATGAAAAACAGAACATGTATTTTAGTGTCACACAACATCTCTTTGACTGTCAGACAAGCTGCCTGGGTTGTGATTATGGAGAATGGTAGGATTAAGATACAAGGTGACGTTGATCAATTGATGGATGAAAACgagtttgatgatgagactGTTAGCAGTGTTCTGGCATCTCGTTCAAACTCCTCAGCTAACCTTACGAAGCTCGATCTGTTTGATAGTAAAGTTAGCAATACCGTGCATCCGCAGCTGCTCAGCACCTCTGTGGCTGCACTCGTGTCCAATGGTAAAACCGAAGGCATTGTTAGTCGGAGCAACAAcgacgaagatgaaatgGGCGATGTTGCAGCTGGCAAGTTGATTAAAGATGAGACTAAATCGGAGGGCGCTGTTACTCTGTCCGTTTACAAAGCATACTTCCGATTTTTTGGTACTAAGAAGACTTGGGCATTACTTGCCTTTGCATTTATTGGCTCACAATTCATCTATGTTGCACAGTCGTGGTGGTTGAGGGTCTGGTCCATGGCTGAAAACGAGAAGATGAAACCCGTTCTAGCCAGTGTTCTTGAGACCAATCTTCGTGGAACCATGGACTCTGCTCTCAGAGTGTTACAATCCATTAGCTGGAATGAACCTATCTTAAGTTTATCATTTGCTGCCAGCGTATATGAGAAAGATCGTATTCACTCCACCATGTATTATATTTTCATCTACACATTGATCGGTGTTCTGTACTCACTTCTTGGCTCTCTGAGAATCATTATTACCTTTTTCTGCAACTTGCGTGTTTCAAGAGAGATATTCCAACTCCTTTTGGATCGTGTTTTGAGGGCCAAACTTCGTTTTTTTGACTCCACTCCAATCGGTAGAATGATGAACAGGTTTTCAAGGGATATTGAAGGTGTGGACCAGGAACTTGCATCGTACGCAGAGTCTGCTGTTGTTACATTTATTGCCTGTATTGCGACGGTAATCGTTATTACCTTAATCACTCCCGTGTTCATTCTATTTGCCATCATCATTATGCTTCTGTATGTGCAAATTGGCATTATGTACCTAGACTTATCTAGAGACTTGAAGCGGTATGAGTCGATTACCAGATCACCTATTCATCAACATTTCGCGGAAACTTTGGTCGGTGTTACTACCATTAGAGCTTACTGTGATGAGGGCCGATTCCTCATTCAAAACATGCAGAAAATTGACGACAACAACAAACCTTTCTTTTATGTGTGGCTTAATAATAGATGGTTGGCTTTCAGAGCAGATTTCATTGGATCCTTGGTTACTTTCCTGTCAGCTGCATTAGCTGTTATTGCTGCCAGAAATATTGATTCCGGTATGGCTGGTATCTCTTTGTCATTTGCCATTTCCTTCAACAATAGTGCTTTATGGTTGCTTCGTACCTATGCTATTGTAGAAATCAATATGAACTCTGTTGAACGTATTCAGGAGTATATTGATCAAACAGAACAGGAGCCTCCTGCGGAGACAAAGCAGGATCCTCCATCCAGCTGGCCCGAGAGAGGCGAGATTGATGTTCAAGATTTTTCCATTAGGTATGCTCCCGGGTTGCCAAGAGTTATTGACaagatttcttttcatgTTAATGCTGCGGAAAAAATCGGTGTTGTTGGAAGAACTGGTGCCGGAAAGTCGACCATTATTCAAAGCTTTTTCAGGTTTGTTGATCCCGACACTGGTTGCATAAAGATAGATGGTGTGAACATATGCGAGATTGGACTTTCTCCGCTAAGAAGAGGACTGACCATCATTCCTCAGGATCCTACTTTGTTCACAGGAACTTTGAGATCAAACTTGGATATTTATGGCGAGTATTCCGACTTGGCCATGTACGAATCACTAAAAAGAGTGAACTTAATATCCAACGAGGGATATTCTGAATTGGTCAACGGTGAACATCGTTTGGTTGGCCTTCCTACTGTTGGCAAACCCGGAAATGGGTCAGACGAACAAGGGGAGAATACCAACAAGTTTTTAGATTTAGACAGTGAAGTTTCAGAAGGAGGTGGAAACTTATCTCAGGGTGAAAGACAATTGGTTTGCCTTGCCAGATCGCTATTAAAAGCGCCTAAGATTCTTATGCTCGACGAGGCTACTGCCTCTATCGATTATGAATCGGATACCAAGCTACAAAAAACAATTAGGGATGAGTTTTCTACCAGTACTATTATTACGATTGCCCACCGGTTGAAGACTATCATTGATTATGACCGGATTTTGGTTTTGGATGGTGGAAAAATTAGGGAGTTTGATCATCCATACAAACTAATTCAAGATAAGAATTCTCAATTCAGATCAATGTGTATTGATACCGGAGAGTTCGATGATCTTGCTAAGCTTGCGAGGTTAGCCTATCTCAGATCCAAACATTGA
- the RPL2_2 gene encoding 60S ribosomal protein L2 (BUSCO:EOG09343GJT) — MGRVIRNQRKGAGSIFTSHTRLRKGAAKLRTLDFAERHGYIRGVVKQIIHDPGRGAPLAKVVFRDPYRFRLREEMFIANEGVYTGQFVYCGKKASLNVGNVLPLGAMPEGTIASNVEERTGDRGALGRTSGNYVIVIGHNIEDNKTRVKLPSGAKKVISSDARGVIGIVAGGGRIDKPMLKAGRAFHKYKVKRNSWPKTRGVAMNPVDHPHGGGNHQHIGAPSTISRGAVPGQKIGLIAARRTGLLRGSKDKVEE; from the coding sequence ATGGGTAGAGTTATTAGAAACCAGAGAAAGGGTGCTGGATCTATTTTCACCTCTCATACAAGATTGAGAAAGGGTGCAGCCAAGTTGAGAACCCTCGACTTTGCTGAGAGACATGGATACATCAGAGGTGTTGTGAAGCAGATTATTCACGACCCAGGTAGAGGTGCTCCTTTGGCTAAGGTTGTCTTCAGAGACCCTTACAGATTCAGattgagagaagaaatgtTCATCGCCAACGAAGGTGTTTACACTGGACAATTTGTCTACTGTGGTAAGAAGGCCTCTTTGAATGTCGGTAACGTCCTTCCTTTGGGTGCTATGCCTGAAGGTACTATTGCCTCTAATGTTGAGGAGAGAACTGGTGACAGAGGTGCATTGGGAAGAACATCTGGTAACTACGTGATTGTCATTGGACACAATATTGAAGACAATAAGACTAGAGTTAAATTGCCATCTGGTGCCAAGAAGGTCATCTCTTCTGATGCCAGAGGTGTCATTGGTATCGTTGCTGGTGGTGGTAGAATTGATAAACCAATGTTGAAGGCTGGTAGAGCTTTCCACAAGTACAAAGTTAAGAGAAACTCTTGGCCAAAGACTAGAGGTGTTGCTATGAACCCTGTTGATCATCCTCACGGTGGTGGTAACCATCAGCATATTGGTGCTCCATCTACCATTAGTAGAGGTGCTGTTCCAGGTCAGAAGATTGGTTTGATTGCTGCCAGAAGAACCGGTTTGCTCAGAGGTTCCAAGGACAAGGTCGAGGAATAA